AAGAAATTAATCGTGTCCACATTTCATTTACTCCACCAGTAGACGAAAGTTTTATATTGTATCTTTTCCAATCACACGCTATCATCATTTCTGATGACAATGTAAACAAAAGAGGGCCATTATGACCGAGACAACTTTACTTTCGACAAGGGTTTCACCTGAAGTTGCTAAACGTTTAGCGGCTTTAGCACAATCCACTCACCGCTCAAAATCATTTCTTGCAGCTCAAGCTATTGAAGAATTTCTCAATGTCCAAGAATGGCATGTGAAGGCGATAAAAGAAGGTATTTCG
The window above is part of the Desulfobulbaceae bacterium genome. Proteins encoded here:
- a CDS encoding CopG family ribbon-helix-helix protein; the encoded protein is MTETTLLSTRVSPEVAKRLAALAQSTHRSKSFLAAQAIEEFLNVQEWHVKAIKEGISAAQHGDVKSHEQAIAILNTWGKNA